In Myripristis murdjan chromosome 2, fMyrMur1.1, whole genome shotgun sequence, a genomic segment contains:
- the LOC115375102 gene encoding microtubule-associated protein 2-like isoform X3, whose translation MKEDEPQQAPQDQVSHTVDKTPEGVEHVLAESSSVTMSPLKQPDKQDTGKMIEEVPESHLLVESKAIAEKQPSLGEEGLHLHAEDRERHILQSKPETSKSDSEDKFVTIERMQKEGPDSGSDIQLHETPPQTDVNKGDQRQVTFKPSSEPGIEPTVTADTLTEDESRAKAYFETSTQNREEEPSQTQSYYELSTVTETKLSQEKTVNSLNVESRHQTLDQVSSKVTSESIIQKQEEHSEGKVGLSPGKMSLEQRSLSLNVTVGSLAGQTTVGGKSSSISAILCPISGSFDESTAVPPTPSVESHSPKIPPALSVTPTFTESPEDISTKTERDGLPSPKHTFEQTSGLSEMLDLAGALPRRSLEKREMDHRRKSVPANVSALVGSSLAKLALGEQTPRVMEGESQLEELGYCVFSEYSGPMPSPADLPSPGHSPHQHFPSVESEGEEELGAIKAKDDQKVAMKQPDQKEVVTDISQKIVVEKKEVLGAPVKSTMMLERAVTTGMKPDRLRIPVTSKDRLSEFRLESGLPDDIKIQAIPEVEVEKDPSREASPIPPDNSFTFSTSGIGGKGSLTPTTPKSPDDASSEFHVTGEGTKTVMSDVKAEKDLESENINNKQSESNKEMKKCDCDHQIRTGEESEVAKMDESSGKSLEKEREKCQSEHGITGTFEETETGTQEASKAGQHPLIEKPTVEKDAQNQLGEINQKGPVIPPVSSPVIIIPQAQVEEEAEEEDYVEIAEEPQEIMEESEESVLPKEQAHECLLREEAKEGKTKEEVRLVEGIQMTEDEPKSGAEESSHSGQISNEGEPDTDSSHLSACSDHDLPQLPLERGKNEEMKEDRVVDKPQKAKEGEKKEEDERQGQVEEEDKEKEVESAKSDEEKEEREKMDDKDSEERTQEEGYREEESKDIEIGEEVEETSCMLSQTSQTANDETTMDVSISGWMDSQDDDISVMTEKIEALPQTQSPTSTPVVDRPAKRAPGREKGRCDTTESKVSRKVPSHHPRDEMKKRKVGMRRAEQNKVSALQSRSPSRKSVVKAAARQPRPALLHGSARRKATGMEGHQPLSVANQSRERPTSQQRQSTPTGEAPLKTALQRGGSDQQSLRPSSACHLKRSPLVEAELGEIWPSTALFRQSSLPHKWAEKERAYRSPEKRSSLPRPAKSLTRHIPAAEQEDSSTPRRPTSIRTESRADSKSGRAPSMAGTDSARSRSVRSGASTPGSTAVTPGTPPSYSCRTPGSRTPGSHTPKSFSLLQEKKIAVIRTPPKSPSSAQKQLKVLNQPLPDLKNVKSKIGSTSNLKHQPKGGQVFIPSVKLDYSHVQSKCGSLDKIQHHAGGGHVQIQSKKIDVSHVTAKCGSMSNIHHRPGGGHVRIENVKLDFKEKAHAKVGSMDNASHVPGGGNIMIESHKLMFRETAKARVDHGAEIVVTHSPGGETGGNSPRLSSAGSINLLESPQLSTLAQDVTAALAKQGL comes from the exons ATGAAAGAGGATGAACCCCAGCAGGCACCACAAGATCAAGTATCACACACAGTCGACAAAACACCTGAAGGAGTAGAACACGTCTTGGCTGAGTCTTCCTCAGTGACAATGTCTCCACTTAAGCAGCCAGACAAACAGGACACAGGGAAGATGATAGAAGAGGTACCTGAGAGTCATTTGCTCGTTGAGTCCAAAGCCATAGCAGAAAAACAGCCCTCACTTGGTGAAGAGGGCTTACACCTCCATGCAGAGGACCGAGAAAGACACATCTTACAGAGCAAACCAGAAACCTCTAAgagtgacagtgaggacaaaTTTGTGACAATTGAGAGAATGCAGAAAGAGGGCCCAGACAGTGGCAGTGACATTCAGTTGCATGAGACACCACCACAGACTGACGTGAACAAAGGTGATCAAAGGCAAGTTACTTTCAAACCAAGTTCAGAACCTGGCATAGAGCCAACTGTCACAGCAGATACATTAACTGAGGATGAGTCAAGAGCGAAAGCCTACTTTGAGACATCCACACAAAACCGTGAAGAGGagccatcacaaacacaaagttaCTATGAACTCAGTACGGTAACAGAGACTAAATTAAGCCAGGAGAAAACTGTTAACAGTTTAAATGTTGAATCAAGGCACCAGACCCTTGATCAGGTTAGCTCCAAAGTGACAAGTGAAAGCATTATACAGAAGCAAGAAGAACACTCAGAGGGAAAGGTTGGGCTGTCTCCTGGGAAAATGTCATTGGAACAGAGAAGCCTCTCCCTGAATGTTACTGTTGGGTCCTTGGCAGGGCAGACAACGGTGGGAGGTAAGTCAAGCAGCATCTCAGCTATCTTGTGTCCTATCAGTGGAAGTTTTGATGAATCAACAGCTGTTCCTCCAACACCATCAGTAGAAAGCCATTCACCCAAGATTCCTCCAGCTCTGTCCGTTACCCCAACCTTCACTGAATCTCCTGAAGATATCTCAaccaagacagaaagagatggatTACCCTCCCCCAAACACACTTTTGAACAAACAAGTGGTCTCTCTGAGATGTTGGACCTGGCAGGAGCCCTGCCTAGACGATCACTAGAAAAGAGGGAGATGGACCATAGACGAAAGTCTGTACCCGCCAATGTATCAGCTCTGGTGGGGAGTTCTTTGGCTAAACTTGCCCTGGGAGAACAGACGCCGAGAGTGATGGAAGGGGAAagccagctggaggagctgggctACTGTGTCTTCAGTGAGTACTCAGGGCCCATGCCCTCCCCTGCAGACCTCCCTAGTCCAGGGCACTCCCCTCATCAgcatttcccttcagtggagagtgagggggaggaggaactTGGAGCTATTAAAGCCAAAGATGATCAGAAAGTTGCAATGAAACAACCAGACCAAAAAGAAGTTGTCACTGACATTTCTCAGAAAATTGTGGTTGAGAAGAAGGAAGTTCTTGGAGCACCAGTGAAGTCTACTATGATGCTTGAAAGAGCTGTGACAACTGGCATGAAACCTGATCGCCTAAGGATCCCTGTGACCTCTAAAGACCGACTGTCTGAATTTCGTTTGGAGAGTGGTTTGCCCGATGACATCAAGATCCAAGCTATCCCTGAGGTAGAGGTGGAAAAGGACCCTTCCAGAGAGGCCTCTCCTATTCCACCAGACAATTCATTTACTTTTAGTACTAGCGGAATTGGAGGTAAGGGTTCCCTGACTCCCACCACCCCCAAGTCTCCAGATGATGCATCTTCAGAATTTCATGTCACTGGGGAGGGAACCAAGACTGTTATGTCTGATGTCAAAGCAGAAAAGGATCTAGAGTCTgagaatattaataataaacaGTCAGAGTCgaacaaagagatgaagaaatgTGACTGTGATCATCAAATCAGGACTGGTGAAGAATCAGAGGTAGCAAAAATGGATGAATCCTCAGGAAAGAGTTTAGAAAAAGAGCGCGAAAAGTGTCAAAGTGAGCATGGGATAACTGGAACATttgaagaaacagaaacaggaaccCAAGAGGCATCAAAAGCTGGTCAGCATCCTCTCATTGAGAAACCCACAGTTGAGAAAGATGCCCAAAACCAGTTAGGGGAGATCAATCAGAAAGGCCCTGTGATACCACCAGTATCTTCCCCAGTCATCATCATACCTCAAGCacaagtggaggaggaggcagaggaagaggactATGTTGAGATTGCTGAAGAGCCTCAAGAGATAATGGAGGAATCTGAAGAGTCTGTGCTTCCCAAGGAGCAAGCACACGAGTGTCTCCTCAGAGAGGAGGCgaaggagggaaaaacaaaagaggaggTGAGGCTAGTGGAAGGTATTCAGATGACTGAAGATGAGCCTAAGTCTGGAGCAGAAGAATCAAGTCACAGTGGACAAATCAGTAATGAGGGGGAACCTGATACAGACAgctctcacctgtctgcctgctctgACCACGATCTGCCACAGTTACCTCTGGAAAGAGGTAAAAATGAGGAGATGAAAGAGGACAGGGTAGTAGACAAGCCCCAAAAAGccaaggaaggagagaagaaagaggaggatgagaggcAAGGACAAGTAGAGGAAGAGGACAAGGAGAAGGAAGTTGAATCTGCCAAGTCagatgaagagaaagaagaaagggaaaagatGGATGATAAGGATAGCGAGGAAAGAACACAAGAGGAGGGTTATAGAGAAGAAGAGAGCAAAGACATTGAGATtggtgaggaggtggaggagaccTCTTGTATGCTCAGCCAGACCAGTCAGACAGCTAACGATGAAACCACCATGGATGTCTCCATCAGTGGCTGGATGGACTCACAAG ATGATGATATAAGTGTCATGACTGAGAAAATTGAAGCCCTTCCTCAGACCCAGAGTCCTACCAGTACACCTGTGGTGGACAGACCCGCTAAACGGGCCCCTGGCAGAGAGAAGGGCCGCTGTGACACCACTGAGAGTAAAGTGTCCCGCAAAGTGCCCAGCCACCATCCAAGAGACGAgatgaagaagagaaaag TGGGCATGAGGAGGGCTGAACAGAATAAGGTGTCAGCCCTCCAAAGTCGCTCTCCATCTCGAAAGAGTGTAGTCAAAGCGGCGGCCAGACAACCTAGGCCTGCTCTGCTTCACGGCTCTGCTAGACGCAAGGCCACAG GCATGGAGGGCCACCAGCCACTCAGTGTGGCCAACCAGTCCAGGGAGAGGCCCACT TCCCAACAGAGACAGTCT ACCCCCACAGGGGAGGCTCCTTTAAAGACGGCATTGCAGCGCGGGGGGTCTGATCAACAGTCCCTCCGCCCCAGCTCTGCCTGTCACCTTAAACGGAGCCCCCTGGTGGAGGCGGAGCTTGGTGAGATCTGGCCTTCCACCGCATTGTTCCGCCAGTCCTCCTTACCTCACAAATGGGCAGAGAAG GAGAGAGCCTACCGCAGCCCAGAGAAGAGGTCATCCCTGCCCAGGCCAGCCAAATCTCTGACACGCCACATCCCTGCTGCTGAACAAGAGGACAGCAGCACCCCCCGCAGGCCAACAT CGATCCGTACTGAGTCCAGAGCGGACAGCAAGTCTGGAAGAGCCCCTAGTATGGCAG GTACAGACTCTGCACGCTCCCGGTCGGTGCGTAGCGGTGCTTCCACCCCTGGCTCCACCGCCGTCACACCCGGCACTCCGCCCAGCTACTCCTGCCGCACTCCTGGATCGCGCACCCCTGGCAGCCATACGCCCAAGTCCTTCAGCCTCCTGCAGGAGAAGAAGATTGCGGTGATCCGGACCCCGCCAAAGTCACCCTCCTCTGCCCAGAAGCAGCTGAAGGTCCTCAATCAGCCCCTGCCCGACCTCAAGAATGTCAAGTCAAAGATCGGCTCCACCTCCAACTTAAAGCACCAGCCGAAAGGAGGACAG GTCTTTATTCCAAGCGTTAAACTGGACTATAGCCATGTTCAGTCTAAATGTGGCTCCCTGGACAAAATCCAGCACCATGCAGGCGGAGGACAT GTCCAAATCCAGTCCAAGAAGATAGATGTGAGCCATGTTACTGCCAAATGTGGCTCCATGTCCAACATTCACCACAGACCAG GTGGCGGTCATGTGCGTATAGAGAACGTGAAGCTGGACTTCAAAGAAAAGGCCCATGCCAAGGTTGGCTCCATGGACAATGCCAGCCATGTTCCTGGAGGGGGGAACATTAtg ATTGAGAGCCACAAGCTGATGTTCCGGGAAACGGCCAAGGCTCGAGTGGACCATGGTGCGGAAATCGTCGTCACCCACTCCCCTGGGGGTGAGACGGGGGGCAATTCCCCTCGCCTGTCCTCTGCCGGCAGCATCAACCTCCTGGAGTCTCCCCAGCTCTCCACGCTGGCCCAAGATGTCACCGCTGCCCTGGCCAAGCAGGGCTTATGA
- the LOC115375102 gene encoding microtubule-associated protein 2-like isoform X6 — MKEDEPQQAPQDQVSHTVDKTPEGVEHVLAESSSVTMSPLKQPDKQDTGKMIEEVPESHLLVESKAIAEKQPSLGEEGLHLHAEDRERHILQSKPETSKSDSEDKFVTIERMQKEGPDSGSDIQLHETPPQTDVNKGDQRQVTFKPSSEPGIEPTVTADTLTEDESRAKAYFETSTQNREEEPSQTQSYYELSTVTETKLSQEKTVNSLNVESRHQTLDQVSSKVTSESIIQKQEEHSEGKVGLSPGKMSLEQRSLSLNVTVGSLAGQTTVGGKSSSISAILCPISGSFDESTAVPPTPSVESHSPKIPPALSVTPTFTESPEDISTKTERDGLPSPKHTFEQTSGLSEMLDLAGALPRRSLEKREMDHRRKSVPANVSALVGSSLAKLALGEQTPRVMEGESQLEELGYCVFSEYSGPMPSPADLPSPGHSPHQHFPSVESEGEEELGAIKAKDDQKVAMKQPDQKEVVTDISQKIVVEKKEVLGAPVKSTMMLERAVTTGMKPDRLRIPVTSKDRLSEFRLESGLPDDIKIQAIPEVEVEKDPSREASPIPPDNSFTFSTSGIGGKGSLTPTTPKSPDDASSEFHVTGEGTKTVMSDVKAEKDLESENINNKQSESNKEMKKCDCDHQIRTGEESEVAKMDESSGKSLEKEREKCQSEHGITGTFEETETGTQEASKAGQHPLIEKPTVEKDAQNQLGEINQKGPVIPPVSSPVIIIPQAQVEEEAEEEDYVEIAEEPQEIMEESEESVLPKEQAHECLLREEAKEGKTKEEVRLVEGIQMTEDEPKSGAEESSHSGQISNEGEPDTDSSHLSACSDHDLPQLPLERGKNEEMKEDRVVDKPQKAKEGEKKEEDERQGQVEEEDKEKEVESAKSDEEKEEREKMDDKDSEERTQEEGYREEESKDIEIGEEVEETSCMLSQTSQTANDETTMDVSISGWMDSQDDDISVMTEKIEALPQTQSPTSTPVVDRPAKRAPGREKGRCDTTESKVSRKVPSHHPRDEMKKRKVGMRRAEQNKVSALQSRSPSRKSVVKAAARQPRPALLHGSARRKATGMEGHQPLSVANQSRERPTSQQRQSTPTGEAPLKTALQRGGSDQQSLRPSSACHLKRSPLVEAELGEIWPSTALFRQSSLPHKWAEKERAYRSPEKRSSLPRPAKSLTRHIPAAEQEDSSTPRRPTSIRTESRADSKSGRAPSMAGTDSARSRSVRSGASTPGSTAVTPGTPPSYSCRTPGSRTPGSHTPKSFSLLQEKKIAVIRTPPKSPSSAQKQLKVLNQPLPDLKNVKSKIGSTSNLKHQPKGGQVQIQSKKIDVSHVTAKCGSMSNIHHRPGGGHVRIENVKLDFKEKAHAKVGSMDNASHVPGGGNIMIESHKLMFRETAKARVDHGAEIVVTHSPGGETGGNSPRLSSAGSINLLESPQLSTLAQDVTAALAKQGL; from the exons ATGAAAGAGGATGAACCCCAGCAGGCACCACAAGATCAAGTATCACACACAGTCGACAAAACACCTGAAGGAGTAGAACACGTCTTGGCTGAGTCTTCCTCAGTGACAATGTCTCCACTTAAGCAGCCAGACAAACAGGACACAGGGAAGATGATAGAAGAGGTACCTGAGAGTCATTTGCTCGTTGAGTCCAAAGCCATAGCAGAAAAACAGCCCTCACTTGGTGAAGAGGGCTTACACCTCCATGCAGAGGACCGAGAAAGACACATCTTACAGAGCAAACCAGAAACCTCTAAgagtgacagtgaggacaaaTTTGTGACAATTGAGAGAATGCAGAAAGAGGGCCCAGACAGTGGCAGTGACATTCAGTTGCATGAGACACCACCACAGACTGACGTGAACAAAGGTGATCAAAGGCAAGTTACTTTCAAACCAAGTTCAGAACCTGGCATAGAGCCAACTGTCACAGCAGATACATTAACTGAGGATGAGTCAAGAGCGAAAGCCTACTTTGAGACATCCACACAAAACCGTGAAGAGGagccatcacaaacacaaagttaCTATGAACTCAGTACGGTAACAGAGACTAAATTAAGCCAGGAGAAAACTGTTAACAGTTTAAATGTTGAATCAAGGCACCAGACCCTTGATCAGGTTAGCTCCAAAGTGACAAGTGAAAGCATTATACAGAAGCAAGAAGAACACTCAGAGGGAAAGGTTGGGCTGTCTCCTGGGAAAATGTCATTGGAACAGAGAAGCCTCTCCCTGAATGTTACTGTTGGGTCCTTGGCAGGGCAGACAACGGTGGGAGGTAAGTCAAGCAGCATCTCAGCTATCTTGTGTCCTATCAGTGGAAGTTTTGATGAATCAACAGCTGTTCCTCCAACACCATCAGTAGAAAGCCATTCACCCAAGATTCCTCCAGCTCTGTCCGTTACCCCAACCTTCACTGAATCTCCTGAAGATATCTCAaccaagacagaaagagatggatTACCCTCCCCCAAACACACTTTTGAACAAACAAGTGGTCTCTCTGAGATGTTGGACCTGGCAGGAGCCCTGCCTAGACGATCACTAGAAAAGAGGGAGATGGACCATAGACGAAAGTCTGTACCCGCCAATGTATCAGCTCTGGTGGGGAGTTCTTTGGCTAAACTTGCCCTGGGAGAACAGACGCCGAGAGTGATGGAAGGGGAAagccagctggaggagctgggctACTGTGTCTTCAGTGAGTACTCAGGGCCCATGCCCTCCCCTGCAGACCTCCCTAGTCCAGGGCACTCCCCTCATCAgcatttcccttcagtggagagtgagggggaggaggaactTGGAGCTATTAAAGCCAAAGATGATCAGAAAGTTGCAATGAAACAACCAGACCAAAAAGAAGTTGTCACTGACATTTCTCAGAAAATTGTGGTTGAGAAGAAGGAAGTTCTTGGAGCACCAGTGAAGTCTACTATGATGCTTGAAAGAGCTGTGACAACTGGCATGAAACCTGATCGCCTAAGGATCCCTGTGACCTCTAAAGACCGACTGTCTGAATTTCGTTTGGAGAGTGGTTTGCCCGATGACATCAAGATCCAAGCTATCCCTGAGGTAGAGGTGGAAAAGGACCCTTCCAGAGAGGCCTCTCCTATTCCACCAGACAATTCATTTACTTTTAGTACTAGCGGAATTGGAGGTAAGGGTTCCCTGACTCCCACCACCCCCAAGTCTCCAGATGATGCATCTTCAGAATTTCATGTCACTGGGGAGGGAACCAAGACTGTTATGTCTGATGTCAAAGCAGAAAAGGATCTAGAGTCTgagaatattaataataaacaGTCAGAGTCgaacaaagagatgaagaaatgTGACTGTGATCATCAAATCAGGACTGGTGAAGAATCAGAGGTAGCAAAAATGGATGAATCCTCAGGAAAGAGTTTAGAAAAAGAGCGCGAAAAGTGTCAAAGTGAGCATGGGATAACTGGAACATttgaagaaacagaaacaggaaccCAAGAGGCATCAAAAGCTGGTCAGCATCCTCTCATTGAGAAACCCACAGTTGAGAAAGATGCCCAAAACCAGTTAGGGGAGATCAATCAGAAAGGCCCTGTGATACCACCAGTATCTTCCCCAGTCATCATCATACCTCAAGCacaagtggaggaggaggcagaggaagaggactATGTTGAGATTGCTGAAGAGCCTCAAGAGATAATGGAGGAATCTGAAGAGTCTGTGCTTCCCAAGGAGCAAGCACACGAGTGTCTCCTCAGAGAGGAGGCgaaggagggaaaaacaaaagaggaggTGAGGCTAGTGGAAGGTATTCAGATGACTGAAGATGAGCCTAAGTCTGGAGCAGAAGAATCAAGTCACAGTGGACAAATCAGTAATGAGGGGGAACCTGATACAGACAgctctcacctgtctgcctgctctgACCACGATCTGCCACAGTTACCTCTGGAAAGAGGTAAAAATGAGGAGATGAAAGAGGACAGGGTAGTAGACAAGCCCCAAAAAGccaaggaaggagagaagaaagaggaggatgagaggcAAGGACAAGTAGAGGAAGAGGACAAGGAGAAGGAAGTTGAATCTGCCAAGTCagatgaagagaaagaagaaagggaaaagatGGATGATAAGGATAGCGAGGAAAGAACACAAGAGGAGGGTTATAGAGAAGAAGAGAGCAAAGACATTGAGATtggtgaggaggtggaggagaccTCTTGTATGCTCAGCCAGACCAGTCAGACAGCTAACGATGAAACCACCATGGATGTCTCCATCAGTGGCTGGATGGACTCACAAG ATGATGATATAAGTGTCATGACTGAGAAAATTGAAGCCCTTCCTCAGACCCAGAGTCCTACCAGTACACCTGTGGTGGACAGACCCGCTAAACGGGCCCCTGGCAGAGAGAAGGGCCGCTGTGACACCACTGAGAGTAAAGTGTCCCGCAAAGTGCCCAGCCACCATCCAAGAGACGAgatgaagaagagaaaag TGGGCATGAGGAGGGCTGAACAGAATAAGGTGTCAGCCCTCCAAAGTCGCTCTCCATCTCGAAAGAGTGTAGTCAAAGCGGCGGCCAGACAACCTAGGCCTGCTCTGCTTCACGGCTCTGCTAGACGCAAGGCCACAG GCATGGAGGGCCACCAGCCACTCAGTGTGGCCAACCAGTCCAGGGAGAGGCCCACT TCCCAACAGAGACAGTCT ACCCCCACAGGGGAGGCTCCTTTAAAGACGGCATTGCAGCGCGGGGGGTCTGATCAACAGTCCCTCCGCCCCAGCTCTGCCTGTCACCTTAAACGGAGCCCCCTGGTGGAGGCGGAGCTTGGTGAGATCTGGCCTTCCACCGCATTGTTCCGCCAGTCCTCCTTACCTCACAAATGGGCAGAGAAG GAGAGAGCCTACCGCAGCCCAGAGAAGAGGTCATCCCTGCCCAGGCCAGCCAAATCTCTGACACGCCACATCCCTGCTGCTGAACAAGAGGACAGCAGCACCCCCCGCAGGCCAACAT CGATCCGTACTGAGTCCAGAGCGGACAGCAAGTCTGGAAGAGCCCCTAGTATGGCAG GTACAGACTCTGCACGCTCCCGGTCGGTGCGTAGCGGTGCTTCCACCCCTGGCTCCACCGCCGTCACACCCGGCACTCCGCCCAGCTACTCCTGCCGCACTCCTGGATCGCGCACCCCTGGCAGCCATACGCCCAAGTCCTTCAGCCTCCTGCAGGAGAAGAAGATTGCGGTGATCCGGACCCCGCCAAAGTCACCCTCCTCTGCCCAGAAGCAGCTGAAGGTCCTCAATCAGCCCCTGCCCGACCTCAAGAATGTCAAGTCAAAGATCGGCTCCACCTCCAACTTAAAGCACCAGCCGAAAGGAGGACAG GTCCAAATCCAGTCCAAGAAGATAGATGTGAGCCATGTTACTGCCAAATGTGGCTCCATGTCCAACATTCACCACAGACCAG GTGGCGGTCATGTGCGTATAGAGAACGTGAAGCTGGACTTCAAAGAAAAGGCCCATGCCAAGGTTGGCTCCATGGACAATGCCAGCCATGTTCCTGGAGGGGGGAACATTAtg ATTGAGAGCCACAAGCTGATGTTCCGGGAAACGGCCAAGGCTCGAGTGGACCATGGTGCGGAAATCGTCGTCACCCACTCCCCTGGGGGTGAGACGGGGGGCAATTCCCCTCGCCTGTCCTCTGCCGGCAGCATCAACCTCCTGGAGTCTCCCCAGCTCTCCACGCTGGCCCAAGATGTCACCGCTGCCCTGGCCAAGCAGGGCTTATGA